The Pyrus communis chromosome 14, drPyrComm1.1, whole genome shotgun sequence sequence CTTTGGATTCCTTGGATTCTCCAATAAATTATTTGGAAATTTGTTGGCGAGGTAACATCTTTCTTATCAACGTATTATCATCCAATACCAGTCCTCTAAGTTTGGGTGAATGATTTCAAAATTTGGACGTATTTCGTTGTTTATTCTCGGGCTTGCCTTGCTCTCAAATGTACCGGTGGCAATTAGCTTGGTCAGGTTGGATTTTTATGTTTtgctaaaataatttttagatTAAGAACTTCTTAAATGTTATCTCGAATATTCTCTTTTATATTTATCTCAACTTTTAATATTGTAATAAAATTGTTATCGTTTCGTGACAACAAAGCAACATATCGTACCTCTATGGACTGGAGGCGTAAAGTTAAAGAGCAAAGCATCTCCGCATAAACACGAAGCCATTCTTAGCAGAcgaatttgttttatttagcaGCTAGCTTATTTTGTAGATAAACACAAAGTCATTCTTAGCAGACGATTTGTTAGATTACAACCCACAAGACAACACAACGCTAATGCCAATTTATCAAATAGTTCTAATCTCAAAGCTAACTTATTAATTTACATACAGtttcatttaaaattataaaactgTTGCCTTGGTTACATCTACCATCTATCCAATCTATAATCCCCTTAGGATGGTGAAAATGAAAGATCTGTCTTGtcattgtttttttatatttttaatttcagcttccttttttttttttttttttttttatccttcctACGAAAATAAGATTCCTAATCAGTCATTAATCGTTGACAACATGTGTATGGTTTAGTTTCAAAAAAGATAAACACACATCATTTTTATCCTCCTACGTACTTTTGTTTAATTATGTCCTTTATTTCCGTTTGATTAACTCAATCCAACGAACAAATATAAAAAGGGGTGTTTTGAGTGGGGAAAATGTATTAGTATATGAATGAGCAGGATGGCAAGTTCATTGCAACCGAGACAGGAAATTCAAATTAAACTTTTGATATGGTGTAGCAATCATGCAAAgcaaaacaataaaagaaacaagaacCATACACGGGACCGAAATACAAGAGTCCACTGGCAAGAATGCATTGGCAGGATTTTATTTCCAACACAGAATCGCTACCGGCACAGGCCCCCATCATGCTTGCTACAATATAGATCAAAACTTGAAGATCAGAGAAAGCAACACGCATTTAGAAAGCCTCCGAATGCCAAAACATAACATGCACAGGTACATACGTCACAGTTCACTCTCCAATTTACCCTCACCGAATCATACATTATATCCCTACTACAGTAACTAGTAAAAACACTAAACTTAGACAGAGGTGTGTGCAACCTACAGTACTCTCCCTTCTTAATTATGGTGAAGCCGAAACTGTGTCAGTGCCAGAAATGTGGGAGGCAGCATCCTCTTTTGCCATTTCAACGTAGTTCATAGGAGCGACAGGCCTCAGATCTCTCTTCCCATCTTTCGTTACAGACCTGCTTCCATTTTGATGAGCATTAAGTGATAGACGTCTGCTAGGAGTTCCATTGGCGCCTCCATTTGCACGAGGACCTACTACCTTCTTTGTGCCAACCGGTCGTGCAGGGCTAGGCTTTGAACCAAATGGGGCTTCTTGTTCTGTGTGTTGTAGGTCTTGGTACTTCTTCTGGTCCTGCAAAATCCATCAGATATAATCCCATTTGATTCATGAGGACGATGAAGTCAGACTGCTATGTAATAACCAAAACCATACAGGCTACTGTAATGTCAGATTTAGATTCGGTTCATATCACACGTCACTGGTTTAATACTCAGGCACATATTAGAACTCATATAATCATCAGTGACCCTGTAATCACCTCAAATAATCATCAATGAGCATTTAATTATCTATTCAAGTGAAACATACCCTCATCCTCcgcttctcttcttctctttcttgtcTAAGCATGGCATACTCATCCAGCATAGCAAGAAGAGGAACACCATCATAAGTAAATGATATGCCACGATCTTCCTCCCAGCCACGAGTTTTGGCTACCAATGTGTCTACAAGAGCTGCATTGCCAAGAAAATGAAATAGTAAGAAGTTGGAAGATAATGGGTAGTCAAGGTGTACTGATTGGCAGCAATGCCTGTTTAATTTCTTCTATCAACAACATACTACAGGCCAACAAAACTTCCATATAATTATGATTTTTGCATCTGTAAGATACACAGTCGTCATAATGTGTTATCCCTCATACCTGGAATTTTGTTAACCAGAATACGAGCTTTCTCTGCACGCTTGAGGTTTAGGTGCGCACCTCTACTCGCATTATACCTGTTTTCATCCTGTTCCACCAAGAAATTGTTGGTTACAATGAAACACTTCAAGTGGTTTAAGTATAAAGAATCAGCAAAACTCAAGTGGCCTGCATAGGTGCCAAGTTATGCATTACAATCCATCCTTTTAAGTAGAATCTCCTAGGCCAGTTATTGGTTTAAAGACTAAATGATTACTCTTAACCACCCTGTCCCTTTATTATAGGGGAAGGTTTAGGTAGTTCAACCCTCAATAATGGGGAGTGGATAGGATCATAGGAAAGGCGAAGGGTATGTGCATTCCTAAAATGTACAACACTTGAGCCAAAACTCGATGTAAAAACAGATGGCAATCATTAGACAAATATGAGAATGGAGGTTCAAGTCCATGCCTCTCCCCCCTCCCCAATACACATGCACACGTAGGCAGATTTATTTTGAGGGAGAGTTTACTTACACGATTGTAGTCCTCAAGCCAACTCTCTTCTTCACAGGCTGACATCCATTTCTCAACCTTGTCCAATATATCCTTTCTGCTTAGAGCTTCATCCTTCGCTTTTGCTATCTGATCATCCATGTCAGCCAGTAATTCAGTAGGTTCAACATTCCCAGAATCAATGAGTTCCATAATCTTTTCTCTGGCAGCTTCGGTATCTATTTCTATATGAGCTCGAGCAAATATCTCCTCTAGCTCTGCTTGCTTCTTGAACGCAATCTCCTTCATCCTACTTGATTTCAGCTGATCAAGCCGCTCAACTTCGACCTCAGTCTTGAAAATACAATTCGGGGAAATGAGTAAACAATGATAAACTGTTTAACAAACCATTGAATATCATACGCTTCATATACCTGCTCGATCAGATCCAGCGCAAGAGACCCAGGAACAGTCACTTCATCTACTGAAGCTGATATGTTACAGGTAACATGTTCAAATAATTTCCTTTCCTCGTCAGGGGTATCCATCAGATTCCACAGATCAATTAGCTGAGTTGCTGACTCTTGAAGCTTCAGAGTGAAGACACAAATcaattttgattcaaaagtcCAGCTTTCATCTTTGTACAAGCAAAAGTAAtggaaaaaaagggaagaaataaATACCTTATGCAGCCTCTGCTTCTTATCTTCTTTTAGTGCTAAGACAGTATTCGCCAGCCTAGATAGAGTATCATTGCTAATGCTTTTGGATTGCACACCAGTTGAGTCCTTTAAGCTAGGATGAACCTCCGTAACAGCACTCAAGAAGTCCAGTCCAAGTACAGCACAAAGATCATGCACTGTACTCACAAATTCAAGCACCTTGTGCAATCTTTCACTCTGCCAGATCAAATGAGCTATTAATATTATCATTGTATTCCAGATTTAAGTGTAGACTGCAGTGATAGTGTATCTTTTCATGTTCACGAGGATAAGATATATTTACCTTTTCCTTTTGAAGATCGTGAAGTTGGGAATGAAATTCATCTAATTTCTTCAGGGATAGATCAGACTCATCAACCACAGGACTCTCGCTGAGGTTCGAGTTCCCAGCAATTTCGCCAcaaattttttgaatttgtaaCTGAACATCAGTAAACTCCTTTACTCTCTCCTCTTTCTGTTTCCACAGCTGTTCCAGTAGTGGTGCTATAGCCGCAAGCTGTTCCTTGATTGTCCCTGAAGTCTCCTCAGGCTGTAATCAAATTAACAGTTCACTATTACTTACCATATACTTTGATAGTACTATTAACATGCTTTAACGTAGCAATAACTAATAATCTGTACATATGAGGAATATGTATGCAAGTACTCACAACTCCAGTAAAAGTTTTTTCTCCAAGAGCTGATAGAAGACTGGAAAGTTCAAGTCTGGAATCAGACAATGCCTGAAGAAGCTGTGCCCTTGACTTTGCTGCCAGCTCGACCTTCCTCTTGTATACGTCTAGGCACTCTTGGTCTAACTGAAGAAGCATTTTGTCTCGCTCTTCATCACTCTCGCCAACTTCATTCCAAATTTCCTGCATTAATCATGGATTAGTTCAGCCAATCTTTAAAGTACATACAAAGAAGCGGTGGGGTAGAAAAGGACAGACAAACAAAGGTAAAAAATGTAAGTCACCTGCAGTTTCTGCAGCAAAGAACCGCAAGTGGTTTCTCCAACACGAGGGTTTTGAGCATCCACTACAGCCATTTTTGTGAAATCACTACGTTAACTGCATCATCGAAAATTTTCGGAAGGCATTTAAAGCTTTTTCAAAAAACAGCAAGAGAGAACTTAACCAGAAAAATAATGCATAAATACCACGTCTTCAGCCATATAAGACGATAACTAATCTGTAAAAGGACTCAAGCATAAGAAAAGATCACAAGCATGAAAGAACCTCAGAAGACGACGGAAATACTGAGTAGCCCAACCATTAATTGGGGTATTAGAAATCAAAACATGGTACCTCTAAACATTATTACAGAGATACCATCTATATTTCTTCTGGGTTCTGGAATCACATCTATCAACGACGAATATCTTAATCCCAGAACTATATTTTGGTACAAGATGAAGTTACAAACACAAATCACACTGATCACATCATGTCACAGACCAAACAAGAATTTCAATCGAAGTACCAAATCAAAGAACCACAAACAATCGAACCATATATCATTAGTTTCTTCCATAAAGATTCCCAAATCTTATAAATCTTACCAAAGAAGACAACAACCAAAACAGCTAACTTGTTTTCCTCCCATTTTCTCACCACCCAAAAACAAAGCACTAATATTAGTAGTGCATTACATAAAATCCCACTTAATTAaccaaataagaagaaaaaaaatccaagatTCCAAGTTCATAACCAACAACCAATCATCAAGAACAAAACACATCATGCCCAAACCCAAATACAAACCCCACTAACCTAATCACCTAAAATTCACTACAGTAAACACAAAACCCACCAAGAAATTACCCTCATAAAAAATGCATTACCCACCAAAAACCCATTAAGCCCCACATTCAATCAAGAACCCAAAAACTTCAGATCCCTCGAGAACTTGAACAAACCCccaaaaaccaagaaaaacacaGAAAAGCTGAGAGAGAGTAGCAGAGAAAAAGCTTACCAGATTGTCCTTGAAGGTTAGGTATTTCTGGGGTTTGGGGTTTTTCAGATCTGAAAGACTGAGTGGGTGTTCTTCCTCAGTGCaacatttgagagagagagagagatggaagctACCAAAGGAcagagaaggaaagaaaaaaacagtgTGCAGATGATGAGACAAAGGTGGGGCCCTTAGGTACCATAATCTAATTGTTCCGAAAATTCTGATTTCTCATGCCCTGGATTCTGTGGTTAATTACGAATTTGGGACTGCGGTAGAGTGAGAGTAGGGGTGTTTGCTTGTTTGACTGGTTTTTTGTCTGGGTCTCGGATGGTCAATGACAACTTGGAACAATTTCACAATTGGGGTGTAATTTCTGTCTGGTtatattctttaattcatctTATTTgacggttgaaaattaaaaaaatatgtgagaagtaaaataaagtGTGTGGATATCTCACACCCCTTCACAATTTTGCCAAGGCCACGGAAATTAGAAAAACTACAGCACATGCCACTGGCACTTGCACATGCGCTTAGAATTTGGCAATCACTTGAGAGAGTGAATAAACGAATTTTACGTATCATGTATAATGTGTCACGTCATATTGACGTggcataaaaaattataaaattttatttttaaaaatgattCACTTCGGATCGTGATAGTTTTGTACCTTTaatattattaactttttaattctaccaaaattattaaaataattatataaatgAGAAAATTTCACCTTAGTAACTTTTAAAACTCATCTGTATTTGCAAACGCTTTGGTTTCAAATCACAATCTGTATTCCAGTTATAATActtcaaaagaaggaaaaaatacATAGAAAATGCCCTAAGATTCTAAACTTGTACTGAAGGGTCACAAAAACCTAATAATACATCAAATGTTTGTCTTGTTTTCTGCCGAAGTCTGAGGTATCACACACTTCGAGGAGTATGATTAATTTCTAGTTAGTTTAAAAAGACTAAAAGCATTCAGCCCACTGGGCCACCCCTAAGTACAGTCAAATTGCTAAAATACATCAAATGTTCAATTCCAAAgggatttttttcatttatataaaaagaaaaaggaagtggCATTTCTGTGATTGAGTTGAAGAATAATGGCATTGATTGGGGGTGGTCACTGGCCATGGGTTAGGTGTCATCACGAATCCCAGTGGTCTCAATCTTGATGAGCATTTGTAATCCAATTACCTGCATGCAATGCAAGGTGTATATGTTGAGAGATGAGATGAACTcaagattttaattttggatattttttgggaattattattaatattttaaaattttcattttacattcttcaaatgtatatttttctttgtaattataGAATACTAAGTCTCACACTAATTGTAGTCAACACTGTTGCGAAGATCCAATAGATTCTTATAACAGAAATATTTGAACATAATGTGGAAGTAAAATTACAATAAGTAGTTGGGAAAAATTTTCAGGCCTGTAAACCACACGACAAgtcttgagtttaatttctaGGGCTCGTGAATCACATAATGGTGGGCATGGGAGGCTAAAATGTCTCTGTGAGTCTTCTCACCCCCGAAAGAATGGACTGTCGTGGCGAATCCACAAGTTAATCTCattttcaagaaaaaataaactaaGAACTAGGTGgtagaaattttttatatttagtaaTTGTTTCCCTCTCGTCAATGTAGCCTCTAAATTGTTTAGAAATAGTCAATTTACACCAAATTCATCAAGGAGGTGTAGTCAACCTAAAATTTAAGAAGAATTTGAAAGACTTCAAAAATAgtagatttgataggatttgaAAACTCCTGCAAATTACGTATGGATTTTAAGGATTTATGTGGACTTGGTTTATGATTTTGTTAGATTTTTAAGACGATGGAGTTGGTAACCCAACAGATAGTCGAGAGTCGTTGCTCTTCACCACTTCCACTCTCCCACCACCATCGCCAACCATTACAAATTCACCATTACCCACCAAGTCTCCATTCaacttttcaataaaaaattacaaaataaatatttgaacaTATCCCACAAAATCCACACAACTTAATGAAATCctacaaaattgtaattttttaatacaccTAGATTTGGGTGGACTCTAAAAATGTCTATTAAATTTTGGATTGACTACACCCCTATCACGCTCCAATCCCGAGATACATCTAAGATCGACATGTGACGTCACTGAGTAACTGTTCATATATCATGCCCCATCTCCGAGACATGACCGAAACAAGTTGATGGTTCAACAACTCTGTAATTTTTCCTTATATCATGACTGCATCTAACCTCtgtgttagactgcctacgtactctAAAAACAAAATCTAGTCATTCGTAGTTGACATATATTTGAGACAAGAGATGAAGATTATCTACAAACATATATGCTCATAGATGCTTGCCTAAAACAGTAAAATGCTTGAACAATTTGACTAGAGCATTGGGAACAAGGAATTCCTACGCAATCGTTGTTGTTCAGTGCTATTGTAAGTGTTATTTACAATAATCCTATCAAAAGTCCGATCTTCTctgtaagaaaatgaaaataaaaactttacgaAGTGTGGTAGcggttggaaattatatattataatatgaaataatgtaatatataattttaataattgaatg is a genomic window containing:
- the LOC137715103 gene encoding 65-kDa microtubule-associated protein 1-like, giving the protein MAVVDAQNPRVGETTCGSLLQKLQEIWNEVGESDEERDKMLLQLDQECLDVYKRKVELAAKSRAQLLQALSDSRLELSSLLSALGEKTFTGVPEETSGTIKEQLAAIAPLLEQLWKQKEERVKEFTDVQLQIQKICGEIAGNSNLSESPVVDESDLSLKKLDEFHSQLHDLQKEKSERLHKVLEFVSTVHDLCAVLGLDFLSAVTEVHPSLKDSTGVQSKSISNDTLSRLANTVLALKEDKKQRLHKLQESATQLIDLWNLMDTPDEERKLFEHVTCNISASVDEVTVPGSLALDLIEQTEVEVERLDQLKSSRMKEIAFKKQAELEEIFARAHIEIDTEAAREKIMELIDSGNVEPTELLADMDDQIAKAKDEALSRKDILDKVEKWMSACEEESWLEDYNRDENRYNASRGAHLNLKRAEKARILVNKIPALVDTLVAKTRGWEEDRGISFTYDGVPLLAMLDEYAMLRQEREEEKRRMRDQKKYQDLQHTEQEAPFGSKPSPARPVGTKKVVGPRANGGANGTPSRRLSLNAHQNGSRSVTKDGKRDLRPVAPMNYVEMAKEDAASHISGTDTVSASP